In one Candidatus Planktophila versatilis genomic region, the following are encoded:
- a CDS encoding NAD(P)/FAD-dependent oxidoreductase gives MKNPDAIVIGAGIVGACAALSLTNAGFKVLIIDRGTVASGTTGAGEGNILVSDKDPGPELTLALRSRDLWFEMQEDVGDSFELEAKGGVVVARSDDSQLMALARSQSEHGVVTEKLDSKRLHELEPYLHPELSSGVFYPQDAQCQPMLAAARIIQSVIARGGELVMRSKVLGFTIADDSIKSVKTSTGEYSAPIVINAAGTWAGEIASLAGSHLPVAPRRGFILVTEPAPQYIFHKVYDSDYVVNVASSDADLQTSTVVEGTRSGTILIGASRERVGFDSTMNYEIVRKLASQATSLFPILRDVQLLRVYRGFRPYAPDHLPLIGEDYKVKGLWHSAGHEGAGIGLAPGSAALITDTILGRPSFMDPAAFSPKRFAEVLL, from the coding sequence ATGAAGAACCCAGATGCAATTGTTATCGGTGCTGGAATCGTTGGTGCGTGCGCTGCGCTATCGCTCACTAATGCTGGTTTCAAAGTATTGATCATCGACCGGGGCACGGTAGCTAGTGGAACAACTGGAGCAGGTGAAGGAAACATTCTTGTTTCAGATAAAGATCCTGGTCCTGAGCTCACTCTTGCGCTGAGATCTCGTGATCTTTGGTTTGAGATGCAAGAAGATGTCGGAGATTCCTTTGAGTTAGAAGCCAAGGGCGGTGTGGTGGTAGCACGATCAGATGATTCACAGCTGATGGCGCTGGCGCGATCTCAGTCAGAGCATGGCGTTGTCACTGAAAAGCTTGATTCCAAGCGGCTTCATGAACTGGAACCGTATCTGCATCCAGAACTCTCATCAGGAGTTTTCTATCCGCAGGACGCTCAGTGCCAACCAATGCTTGCTGCGGCTCGCATTATTCAGAGCGTGATTGCCCGAGGTGGAGAGCTCGTGATGCGTTCCAAAGTTCTTGGTTTCACTATCGCTGATGACTCGATAAAGAGTGTGAAGACGAGCACTGGAGAGTATTCGGCGCCGATTGTTATCAATGCAGCTGGCACATGGGCGGGAGAAATAGCATCTCTTGCGGGATCACATTTACCTGTTGCACCCAGACGTGGATTTATCTTGGTAACCGAACCCGCCCCGCAATATATATTCCATAAGGTCTATGACTCAGACTATGTAGTCAATGTGGCCAGCAGTGATGCCGATTTACAGACCAGTACGGTGGTAGAGGGAACTCGCAGCGGAACCATTCTTATTGGAGCAAGTCGTGAGCGAGTTGGCTTTGATTCCACCATGAATTACGAGATCGTGCGCAAGCTAGCTTCCCAGGCAACATCGCTCTTTCCTATCTTGCGCGATGTCCAACTCCTGCGCGTCTATCGCGGCTTTAGACCTTATGCACCAGATCATCTTCCTTTGATCGGTGAAGATTACAAAGTAAAAGGATTGTGGCATTCCGCCGGACATGAAGGAGCCGGAATCGGACTTGCACCGGGATCGGCTGCCCTAATCACCGACACCATCCTTGGTCGCCCATCATTTATGGACCCAGCTGCTTTCTCACCGAAGAGATTTGCTGAGGTCTTGTTGTGA
- a CDS encoding alpha/beta hydrolase, with protein sequence MSIHGVPIELLRDWQAVGHGANAKIGVLLVHGFTGSPASMRPWAEYLNSHGYTVNVPLLPGHGTKVEDLNQVKWQEWPAKAESELQSLLGSCEKVFLVGFSMGGTTSLNIAARYSQELAGLILVNPMIHIRFVPAQLAWLLSRFQKFRSAIGDDLKRPGVTEAGYDANAIVGVYELLKMCSVTRKQLPNVTLPVQLFHSTEDHTLPVSNTEIILKGIASREKSRIELVNSYHVAPLDYDAEIIFENSRIFIESH encoded by the coding sequence ATGAGCATCCACGGCGTTCCGATTGAGTTATTGCGTGATTGGCAGGCGGTAGGACACGGGGCCAATGCAAAGATCGGCGTTCTTCTGGTTCATGGTTTTACTGGCTCTCCGGCCTCGATGCGTCCATGGGCTGAATATCTCAACTCCCACGGATACACCGTCAACGTTCCGTTACTTCCGGGCCATGGCACAAAAGTCGAAGATCTGAACCAAGTGAAGTGGCAAGAATGGCCAGCGAAGGCGGAGAGTGAATTACAGTCATTGCTGGGCAGTTGTGAGAAAGTTTTTCTTGTTGGGTTTTCGATGGGGGGAACCACTTCTTTAAATATTGCAGCGCGCTACTCACAGGAACTTGCGGGTTTGATTTTGGTTAATCCCATGATCCACATCAGGTTTGTGCCCGCACAATTGGCTTGGCTGCTGAGTCGTTTTCAAAAGTTTCGCTCGGCTATCGGTGATGACCTCAAGCGCCCAGGAGTGACCGAAGCCGGCTATGACGCCAATGCCATTGTGGGCGTCTATGAACTACTGAAGATGTGCAGCGTCACTCGCAAGCAATTACCCAATGTCACCTTGCCAGTTCAGCTCTTTCACAGCACCGAAGACCACACCCTTCCAGTCTCTAACACCGAGATTATTCTTAAAGGTATAGCCTCACGTGAGAAGAGCAGAATTGAGTTGGTTAATAGCTATCACGTTGCCCCGCTTGATTATGATGCCGAAATCATCTTTGAAAACTCTCGGATATTTATCGAATCGCATTAA
- a CDS encoding exonuclease domain-containing protein, with protein sequence MSDNSWQSTLQDLGRPLLETTFAVIDLETTGAGPHIGAAITEIGAVKVKAGKTLGEFETFINPGHPIPDYIQELTGINDSMVHQAPSISTVLPSLFEFLGSHQETVLVAQNAPFDLAFLKHYARVHDFPWPAFTVLDTAIIARKVLTRDEVPNCKLGTLATFFGTQTTPNHRALDDARATVDVLHGLIERLGSFDIYTLEELHNFGKKVKKLKSGK encoded by the coding sequence GTGAGCGACAATTCCTGGCAATCAACGTTGCAAGATCTTGGTCGTCCCCTGCTGGAAACAACATTTGCTGTCATTGATTTAGAGACCACTGGTGCTGGCCCGCATATCGGCGCTGCTATTACCGAAATTGGCGCGGTCAAAGTTAAGGCAGGTAAAACTCTTGGTGAATTTGAAACCTTCATCAATCCTGGTCATCCCATCCCTGACTACATCCAAGAGCTCACCGGCATCAACGACTCCATGGTTCATCAGGCTCCCTCAATATCTACTGTTCTGCCCTCACTCTTTGAATTTCTCGGTTCGCATCAAGAGACGGTACTCGTTGCGCAGAATGCCCCCTTTGATCTCGCCTTTCTTAAGCACTACGCGCGAGTGCACGATTTCCCATGGCCGGCATTTACTGTCCTTGATACTGCGATCATCGCTCGTAAAGTTCTTACTCGGGATGAAGTGCCGAACTGTAAGTTGGGAACTCTTGCTACCTTCTTTGGAACCCAGACCACTCCTAACCATCGCGCACTTGATGATGCCCGGGCAACAGTTGATGTATTACACGGATTAATTGAGCGCCTTGGCTCCTTCGATATCTACACTTTGGAAGAACTTCACAACTTTGGTAAGAAAGTTAAGAAGCTGAAATCTGGGAAGTAA
- a CDS encoding NAD(P)/FAD-dependent oxidoreductase, which yields MIAIIGAGPAGLAAAMTVAENNEQVVVIDSAPRPGGQYWRHLSQVEGYKSGRSAKYFRALHENEKITYISGAQIWSAVHNENGITLNYLAAGIESSITVEKVILATGAHDRAIPFTGWERPGVMTPGAAQALLKGHNVIAGQRILITGTGPFLLPVAVGLAAAGADVAGIIEAHSPFRWLKSPLALLLNPQKSIELIYYARKIAQYKLKVSFGRAVVAFDGKSATIAKIDSELRIKQKESEIACDVIAAGWGFTPDVTLGGILGCKQVVDRDGTVIFAVDGEQRSSAKNIWIAGEATGIGGADLALIEGRIAALSALSLSIPLRLHFARYRSQKFATALQVSYPVGNGWQGWIAPESNICRCEEVSLGEICASVTELSANDARTSKLFTRAGMGMCQGRICSRNVSEIIASQTHCEVTDLERIGYSNRPIATPISLGALADGIK from the coding sequence ATGATTGCGATTATTGGTGCTGGCCCGGCAGGTCTGGCAGCTGCCATGACAGTGGCTGAGAACAATGAGCAGGTAGTGGTCATTGATTCGGCCCCACGTCCTGGTGGGCAGTACTGGAGACATTTGTCGCAGGTGGAGGGATATAAATCTGGGCGATCAGCCAAATACTTTAGAGCTCTTCATGAAAATGAGAAGATCACTTACATCAGTGGTGCCCAGATCTGGAGCGCAGTTCACAATGAAAATGGAATTACTCTCAACTATCTTGCCGCTGGGATTGAATCATCAATAACAGTTGAAAAAGTCATTCTTGCAACCGGCGCCCACGATCGCGCCATTCCTTTCACTGGGTGGGAGCGGCCAGGAGTCATGACACCTGGTGCAGCGCAAGCACTTCTCAAAGGTCACAACGTGATTGCCGGGCAGAGGATTCTGATTACAGGAACAGGTCCTTTTCTCTTGCCGGTTGCAGTCGGACTCGCCGCTGCGGGAGCAGATGTTGCCGGAATTATTGAGGCCCATTCACCGTTTCGCTGGCTTAAATCGCCACTGGCGCTGCTACTTAATCCACAGAAATCAATTGAGCTGATTTATTACGCTAGAAAAATAGCTCAGTACAAGTTAAAGGTGAGCTTTGGTCGCGCAGTAGTTGCCTTTGATGGAAAAAGTGCAACTATTGCAAAGATAGATTCAGAGTTGCGAATCAAGCAAAAGGAATCAGAGATTGCCTGTGATGTCATTGCCGCGGGATGGGGATTTACTCCCGATGTCACATTAGGTGGAATCCTCGGGTGCAAGCAGGTGGTAGACCGTGACGGGACAGTTATCTTTGCCGTCGACGGTGAACAGCGAAGTTCGGCAAAAAATATTTGGATTGCTGGAGAAGCCACCGGAATTGGCGGGGCTGACTTAGCGCTGATCGAAGGTCGCATCGCAGCGCTGTCAGCTCTCAGTCTTTCCATCCCGCTGCGCTTGCACTTTGCTCGATATCGATCGCAGAAATTTGCGACAGCTCTACAAGTGAGTTATCCCGTGGGTAATGGCTGGCAGGGTTGGATAGCGCCGGAAAGTAACATCTGTCGTTGCGAAGAGGTCTCACTCGGTGAAATCTGTGCCTCGGTTACAGAGCTATCAGCCAATGACGCAAGAACTTCTAAGTTATTTACTCGGGCCGGCATGGGGATGTGTCAGGGTCGAATCTGTTCTCGCAATGTGAGTGAAATTATCGCAAGTCAGACCCACTGCGAAGTCACAGATCTTGAACGAATTGGCTATAGCAATAGACCGATTGCCACTCCTATCTCACTCGGGGCGCTAGCCGATGGTATTAAATGA
- a CDS encoding response regulator transcription factor — MSESHGSKERKYSIVLYSDDSSVRQAIIGALGNRVAPEMAEHVIHEFATGAALRLFVDGKKPGSDKPIDLFILDAESVPEGGLGIARQLKDEVFNCPPVLVITGRKADAWLAAWSRAEANVLHPIDPFTLSATVADLLRTRTTALSTL; from the coding sequence ATGTCCGAGTCCCACGGTAGTAAAGAGCGTAAATACTCCATTGTTTTGTATTCGGATGATTCATCTGTGAGGCAAGCGATAATTGGCGCCCTGGGAAACCGAGTAGCGCCAGAGATGGCCGAGCACGTGATTCACGAATTCGCCACTGGGGCAGCACTTCGACTCTTTGTCGATGGCAAGAAGCCAGGATCCGATAAGCCAATTGATTTATTCATTCTCGACGCAGAATCTGTTCCGGAAGGCGGCCTTGGAATAGCGCGCCAACTTAAAGATGAGGTTTTCAATTGCCCACCAGTATTGGTTATCACTGGCCGCAAAGCTGATGCCTGGCTGGCAGCGTGGTCTCGGGCAGAGGCAAATGTGCTGCACCCGATTGATCCATTCACACTTTCGGCCACGGTCGCAGATCTACTTCGTACTCGCACAACTGCACTTTCCACGCTTTAG
- a CDS encoding (2Fe-2S)-binding protein: MSNNFSGEISFTFNGDSYEGAQGQSIAAALMASGVRELRTTRFHNEPRLIFCGIGVCFDCVVVVNGVANQRACLVEIQQDDQIVSSK, translated from the coding sequence GTGAGCAACAATTTCAGTGGCGAGATTTCCTTTACCTTCAACGGAGATAGTTATGAAGGTGCGCAGGGTCAGTCGATTGCGGCAGCGCTGATGGCATCTGGCGTGCGAGAGCTGCGAACAACTCGCTTTCATAACGAACCGAGGCTGATTTTCTGTGGCATTGGCGTTTGTTTTGATTGCGTAGTTGTAGTTAACGGTGTTGCAAATCAAAGAGCATGTCTGGTCGAAATCCAACAGGATGATCAGATTGTGAGCAGCAAATGA
- a CDS encoding dihydrodipicolinate synthase family protein, with protein MTKPWNGVLTATATPFKSDLSVDYDKYAEHVAWLAENGTHGVIPNGSLGEYQVLTPEERAKMLEVAIAAAPKGFNVVPGVAAYGASESRKWAEHAQKAGAGAVMLLPPNAYRASDDEVIAHYKAVAVVGMPIIAYNNPFDTKVDLTPKLVARIADEVPEVVAIKEFSGDVRRIWQIKRLAPRIEVIVGADDVLLELATAGIAGWIAGFPNALPKESMELYNLAIAGKFTEAAPMYAALHDVFHWDSKKEFIQAIKLGMDHVGRYGGPTRLPRLPLPKHEQEQIRREMDVALAYFKSR; from the coding sequence ATGACGAAACCATGGAACGGCGTTCTCACAGCCACAGCAACACCTTTTAAATCCGATCTCTCTGTTGACTATGACAAATATGCAGAGCACGTTGCTTGGCTTGCCGAAAATGGAACTCATGGTGTTATTCCTAACGGGTCTCTAGGTGAATACCAAGTGCTCACCCCAGAAGAGCGAGCAAAGATGTTGGAAGTTGCTATCGCGGCTGCGCCTAAAGGGTTCAACGTGGTTCCAGGTGTTGCTGCATACGGTGCGAGTGAGTCCCGAAAGTGGGCAGAGCACGCGCAGAAGGCAGGAGCCGGTGCGGTCATGCTGCTTCCACCCAATGCCTATCGGGCATCTGATGATGAAGTCATCGCTCATTACAAAGCTGTCGCCGTGGTTGGCATGCCGATCATTGCCTATAACAATCCGTTCGACACAAAAGTTGATCTCACACCAAAGCTGGTCGCCAGAATTGCCGATGAAGTTCCCGAGGTTGTTGCGATCAAGGAGTTTTCCGGAGATGTGCGAAGAATCTGGCAGATAAAGCGACTTGCGCCAAGAATTGAAGTCATTGTTGGAGCCGATGATGTGCTCCTAGAGCTTGCCACAGCTGGCATCGCTGGCTGGATCGCTGGTTTTCCTAATGCGTTGCCGAAAGAATCTATGGAGTTATACAACTTGGCGATAGCGGGCAAGTTCACCGAAGCAGCGCCGATGTATGCAGCTCTGCACGATGTCTTCCACTGGGATTCAAAGAAGGAATTTATCCAGGCGATTAAGTTGGGAATGGATCATGTCGGTCGATATGGCGGGCCAACACGACTTCCTCGATTGCCACTACCGAAGCATGAGCAAGAGCAGATTCGTCGCGAGATGGATGTAGCACTCGCATACTTTAAGAGTCGCTGA
- a CDS encoding HIT family protein has protein sequence MSDCLFCKIVEGVVPSRKVFENDNCYAFLDIFPAAKGHTLVIPKQHFTDIHEIDAQSYGAVAAATKEVADLLQRKLGSEGMTIFQMNREAGWQTVFHLHMHVIPRWDNDGLHKPWDITAATDGDLAAVHREILG, from the coding sequence ATGAGCGATTGTCTCTTCTGCAAGATTGTTGAAGGTGTAGTGCCATCGCGAAAAGTCTTTGAAAACGATAATTGCTATGCCTTCCTCGATATCTTCCCTGCTGCTAAGGGGCACACGTTGGTGATTCCTAAGCAGCATTTCACAGATATTCACGAGATTGACGCGCAGAGCTATGGCGCAGTAGCTGCTGCCACTAAAGAGGTAGCTGATTTACTCCAGAGGAAGTTGGGTTCAGAAGGAATGACCATCTTTCAGATGAATCGGGAAGCCGGCTGGCAAACTGTCTTTCATCTACACATGCACGTCATTCCGCGTTGGGATAACGACGGACTACATAAGCCGTGGGATATCACAGCGGCCACAGATGGCGATCTTGCTGCTGTGCATAGAGAAATCTTGGGTTGA
- a CDS encoding proline racemase family protein: MKSLRTVTTVETHTEGMPTRVVTSGIGEIPGATMFEKRLHFMEHMDYWRQWLMFEPRGHSAMSGAILQKPTRPDADWGVIYIEVSGCLPMCGHGTIGVATALVEKKLVKIVEPVTTIRLDTPAGLVVVDVAIEDGRAKNVTMTNVPSFSYALDQEVDVPGLGKLKYDMAYGGNFYAIVPIERVNIEFTRENGQKFLDLGLQISDAINEQNRPVHPENPDIAICHHIDFITPGGQGPLHWRNAMAIHPGWFDRSPCGTGTSARLAQMVARGEFSDGDVLINESWIGSHFEGRVKEHTKVGNFDAIVPMITGRAWVMGESTWMLDENDPFPNGFIV, from the coding sequence ATGAAGAGCCTTCGTACGGTCACCACAGTGGAGACACATACCGAAGGCATGCCAACTCGTGTTGTTACCTCCGGAATAGGTGAAATTCCGGGGGCGACTATGTTTGAAAAGCGTCTTCACTTTATGGAGCATATGGATTACTGGCGACAATGGCTGATGTTTGAACCTCGTGGCCATAGCGCTATGAGCGGTGCGATATTACAAAAACCAACCCGACCTGATGCAGATTGGGGCGTTATTTATATTGAGGTATCCGGCTGTCTTCCGATGTGCGGCCACGGAACAATTGGTGTGGCAACGGCGTTGGTGGAAAAAAAACTGGTAAAGATTGTGGAACCGGTAACAACTATTCGACTTGATACCCCGGCTGGCTTAGTCGTCGTTGATGTCGCCATCGAAGATGGCAGAGCTAAAAATGTCACGATGACAAATGTTCCCTCTTTTTCCTACGCACTTGATCAAGAGGTAGATGTTCCAGGGCTGGGTAAGCTCAAATATGACATGGCCTATGGTGGAAACTTCTATGCCATAGTTCCGATTGAGCGGGTCAATATTGAATTCACACGCGAAAATGGCCAGAAGTTCTTAGATTTGGGCTTGCAAATCTCTGATGCAATCAACGAACAAAATAGACCGGTCCATCCGGAAAACCCTGATATTGCAATCTGTCATCACATCGATTTCATAACTCCTGGTGGCCAAGGCCCGCTGCATTGGCGCAATGCGATGGCAATTCATCCTGGTTGGTTTGATCGCTCACCCTGTGGCACTGGAACTTCTGCCCGGCTCGCGCAAATGGTGGCTCGTGGTGAATTTAGCGATGGCGATGTACTAATCAATGAATCATGGATTGGTTCCCACTTTGAAGGACGGGTAAAAGAGCACACGAAGGTCGGTAACTTCGATGCCATCGTGCCGATGATTACAGGCCGTGCTTGGGTTATGGGCGAATCAACCTGGATGTTAGATGAGAATGATCCATTTCCTAACGGATTTATTGTTTAG
- the trpD gene encoding anthranilate phosphoribosyltransferase has translation MSSSLADGSFSANIEILNAGRDLEPEQIRFVMREILSGSADVESIKSFLLALKAKGETADEVGALVAEMYAHAAPINITERAVDTVGTGGDGAHTINISTTAAIIAAAAGARVVKHGNRAVSSKSGASDFLEALGVVPGLDGKGVERTVRELGIGFCFAPIFHAAMRFAAPARKELGVSTVFNILGPLANPAKPKAAAVGVANERMHLVMAQVLAAKGCDGFVFRGDDGLDEITLATTTTILSIGKDVVTSDRIDAKDFGLSNAPLSAIVGGDPAENARISLAILAGERGAPRDAVLLNAAAAIAAFEGDLNSDVKQRLTAGLSRATEAVDSGAASALLKKWATLTSQISAS, from the coding sequence ATGAGCTCATCACTTGCTGATGGAAGTTTTTCTGCGAATATAGAAATCCTCAACGCGGGAAGAGATTTAGAACCGGAGCAAATTCGGTTTGTGATGCGTGAAATATTGAGTGGAAGCGCTGATGTGGAATCTATTAAGAGCTTTCTGCTCGCGCTTAAAGCCAAGGGTGAAACCGCTGATGAAGTAGGAGCACTCGTTGCCGAGATGTATGCACACGCAGCGCCCATCAATATCACAGAACGCGCAGTCGACACCGTGGGAACTGGCGGAGATGGCGCACACACGATCAACATTTCAACAACCGCGGCAATCATCGCCGCCGCAGCTGGTGCTCGAGTAGTTAAACATGGCAATCGCGCTGTCTCATCCAAATCTGGTGCCTCTGATTTCCTGGAAGCCTTAGGTGTAGTACCGGGCCTTGATGGCAAAGGTGTGGAGCGCACAGTGCGGGAGCTAGGCATTGGTTTCTGCTTCGCTCCGATTTTTCATGCCGCTATGCGATTTGCTGCACCAGCTCGAAAAGAACTTGGCGTTTCAACAGTCTTTAATATTTTGGGACCACTGGCTAACCCGGCCAAGCCAAAGGCAGCAGCTGTGGGTGTTGCCAATGAACGGATGCATTTAGTGATGGCGCAAGTATTGGCTGCCAAAGGCTGCGATGGTTTTGTCTTTCGCGGCGATGATGGGCTTGATGAAATTACGTTAGCGACAACAACGACCATTCTCTCTATTGGGAAAGATGTCGTCACAAGTGATCGAATTGATGCAAAAGATTTTGGTCTCTCCAATGCACCGCTATCAGCCATTGTTGGGGGAGATCCAGCCGAGAATGCACGCATCAGCCTTGCCATTCTTGCAGGTGAACGGGGCGCACCCCGTGATGCGGTTCTACTTAATGCCGCCGCAGCCATTGCCGCTTTCGAAGGCGACTTAAATTCGGATGTTAAGCAGCGACTCACCGCTGGGCTTTCGCGTGCTACTGAAGCTGTCGATTCTGGAGCAGCTAGTGCGTTACTCAAGAAATGGGCGACGCTTACTTCCCAGATTTCAGCTTCTTAA
- a CDS encoding aldehyde dehydrogenase (NADP(+)) — MTFTAVKPSDASPFGSPIHENSEAEVRALISKAQEQAHTLANLSPAKSAALLREIADAIESQRAALIESACAETALPEGRIGGEITRTTVQFKLFADFVETGRHLRVVIDKADANYSPAPRPDLRRQNQPLGVVAIFAASNFPLAFSVAGGDSASAIASGSAVVAKAHPSHPNTCAIIEGAVKSALTKSGLSSDLFAIVQGTNPQITHWLAGDPRIKAVGFTGSEAVGRILLDISAKREVPIPVYAEMGSLNPVFVTSAAIGERSEELAKGLVDSALLGSGQFCTKPGLIFIPDNQKEFLSQISAHLATLQVGPLLSSSIASRYGAAIASLAQAPNVQVFSAKATDNGFGVTPTIFVTDWATAQSTQGLLEEHFGPTTVVITAAEKEFVKIAGELQGQLTATIHGSSSDSFTELLSILAQKAGRVIWNAFPTGVAVTEAMQHGGQWPASSTHTTSVGIDAIYRFMRPVSYQSFAQEVLPPALQDANPWKVEQRIN; from the coding sequence TGCCTTACTTCGGGAAATAGCAGATGCGATTGAATCTCAGCGAGCTGCGCTCATTGAAAGTGCATGTGCTGAGACAGCCCTACCTGAAGGTCGCATCGGCGGCGAGATAACTCGCACCACAGTGCAATTCAAACTCTTTGCAGATTTTGTTGAAACTGGACGGCACTTAAGAGTTGTGATCGATAAGGCCGATGCCAACTACTCCCCTGCTCCGCGCCCAGATCTTCGCCGACAGAACCAACCACTCGGAGTCGTTGCCATCTTTGCAGCGAGTAACTTCCCACTCGCATTCTCTGTTGCTGGTGGAGATTCCGCCTCTGCCATCGCTTCCGGTAGCGCTGTGGTTGCAAAAGCCCATCCTTCACATCCAAATACCTGCGCGATTATTGAAGGTGCTGTGAAAAGCGCTCTGACTAAATCTGGTTTATCTTCCGATCTCTTTGCAATCGTGCAGGGCACAAATCCTCAAATAACCCACTGGCTTGCTGGAGATCCCCGCATCAAGGCTGTTGGATTTACCGGCTCGGAAGCAGTGGGAAGAATCCTGCTCGATATTTCAGCAAAACGGGAAGTGCCGATTCCTGTCTATGCCGAGATGGGAAGTCTTAATCCTGTCTTTGTCACATCTGCTGCAATCGGCGAACGCTCGGAAGAGTTAGCTAAAGGCTTAGTTGATTCTGCCCTCCTTGGCTCTGGCCAGTTTTGCACCAAGCCTGGACTCATCTTCATCCCTGATAACCAGAAGGAATTCCTTTCACAAATAAGTGCCCACCTAGCAACGCTGCAAGTCGGACCACTTCTCTCATCCTCAATCGCCAGCCGCTATGGCGCTGCTATCGCATCACTTGCACAAGCACCCAATGTGCAAGTCTTTTCTGCAAAAGCAACTGACAATGGTTTTGGCGTTACACCCACCATCTTCGTTACCGACTGGGCAACTGCGCAATCAACTCAGGGGTTACTAGAAGAGCACTTCGGTCCTACCACCGTGGTTATCACAGCTGCTGAAAAGGAGTTCGTGAAGATTGCTGGCGAACTGCAAGGACAGCTAACAGCCACCATTCATGGCAGTTCCTCTGATTCATTCACTGAGTTACTTTCAATCTTGGCTCAAAAAGCCGGCAGGGTTATCTGGAATGCATTTCCCACAGGCGTTGCCGTCACTGAGGCGATGCAACACGGCGGGCAATGGCCAGCATCATCAACTCACACAACGTCGGTTGGTATCGATGCCATCTATAGATTTATGCGCCCGGTCTCATATCAATCATTTGCGCAAGAGGTGCTGCCGCCAGCGCTCCAGGATGCAAATCCTTGGAAGGTTGAACAGCGAATTAACTAA
- a CDS encoding oxygenase MpaB family protein yields MHKIVALLGGKRAADSFRKTVSGDASGAPAWSAQMAIGDDIGYFGPNSAVWQVHGCISTIVGGIRALLMQAAHPAALTGVAEHSQYDSDPLGRLERTTRWLTITSFGSTEAIEREAGRVNEIHKRVVGNYPDGKNEVRPYAASDPRYLLWVHCAFTDSFLRTYQELGYDTDGIGDQYIREWSQSAKPLGLNSAPQSMYELDAEIARFVKDEVAAIAMTPPIVRFILAPPFSKGGLFFYAILRNAAIATIDEPFLTVLGLKLKSKSWLKVSRVLLDFLSYMLGHESPSQRIARERIKRIELAA; encoded by the coding sequence GTGCATAAAATTGTCGCCCTCCTCGGTGGAAAGCGCGCGGCAGACTCCTTTAGAAAGACAGTCTCCGGGGATGCCAGCGGTGCACCTGCGTGGTCTGCGCAGATGGCAATCGGTGATGACATCGGCTACTTCGGACCGAACAGTGCGGTGTGGCAAGTACACGGTTGTATTTCAACAATCGTAGGTGGCATCAGAGCGTTACTGATGCAGGCAGCTCATCCAGCTGCACTCACAGGTGTGGCAGAACATTCACAGTATGACTCTGATCCATTAGGACGCCTTGAGCGCACTACTCGTTGGCTCACTATTACGTCCTTTGGCTCGACCGAAGCTATAGAACGCGAAGCCGGGAGAGTGAATGAAATTCATAAGCGGGTTGTAGGCAATTACCCGGATGGCAAGAACGAAGTCCGACCTTATGCGGCAAGTGACCCTAGATATTTACTGTGGGTGCACTGCGCCTTTACTGATTCCTTCTTGCGCACGTACCAAGAACTCGGCTACGACACAGATGGCATAGGTGATCAATACATCCGCGAGTGGTCACAGAGTGCCAAACCGTTAGGGCTTAACTCTGCCCCACAGTCCATGTACGAATTAGATGCTGAGATTGCAAGGTTTGTTAAGGATGAAGTTGCAGCTATCGCGATGACGCCACCAATCGTGCGATTTATTCTCGCGCCTCCATTTAGCAAGGGAGGACTCTTCTTCTATGCGATCTTGCGCAATGCAGCCATTGCCACAATCGATGAACCATTTCTCACCGTCTTGGGGCTGAAGCTAAAATCCAAGAGCTGGCTGAAGGTAAGCCGGGTTTTACTTGATTTTCTCTCCTACATGCTTGGCCATGAATCTCCTTCACAAAGGATTGCTCGTGAGCGAATCAAAAGAATAGAGTTAGCCGCATGA